The nucleotide window AACCAGATACGAACATGAAGTGGTTGGCCTGATCTGTGGAAATGTGACAGCCGCGCATGCCGCGGATGGTCGCTTTTCCCATGCGCTCCAGATCTCCGTCGGGGAGGATACGAAAACTGACGATGCCGTCATCCGCGATGGAGTAAAGTCTTGTGCCGTCCCTGGAGGACGAGACATAGGAAGCATTGTTGACCCGGATCTCCTTTCTGCGGGACATGGTCCCTTTTTCCGGGTCCACATCGAGGATGGTGACCCCCTTGCTGTTCCCGATGTATGTGTAAGAACCTACATACGCTGCATATCTATTTCCCAAAACGTGTCCTCCTTCTGTCGTCTCTTGATCTTATTCCCATCATATCATATCCAAAAAAGTTTGTTAACCCCCGTCCTGTCAAGATTCTGCAGGGAATAATATGCTGTGCGGATATCCTGAGTAAAAAAATGAAAAATTCTGTAAAAAGTCATTGACACTTTCCTGGAAACCTGTATAATTAAATCTGTTTCGGAGTTTAGAGATACTAAACTTTTTGTTTATTTTTACTTTGTCAGGATACCGGGCGCATACTGCTTCAGAGTGTCTGAAACAGTGGAAAGGAAGACGGACGAAAAATGGATATTGGTCAGAAGCTGAAGGAACTTCGGATACTGAAGGGCTTGACTCAGGAGGAGCTGGCGGACCGCGCGGAGCTGTCCAAGGGATTTATATCCCAGCTGGAGCGTGACCTGACGTCTCCTTCCATTGCTACACTGACGGACATTCTCCAATGTCTGGGCACCAGCCTCAATGAGTTCTTCACCGCGGAGCCGGAGGAGCAGGTGGTATTCGGGACAGAGGACTATTTTGAGAAAAAGGACGGGGAATTGGGGAACTGTATCCAGTGGATCATCCCCAACGCCCAGAAAAACATCATGGAGCCAATCCTGCTGACTTTGGAAAAGGGAGGCTCCACCTATCCGGACACCCCCCATGAGGGAGAAGAATTCGGCTATGTGCTTCAGGGAAGTCTCGTGATCCATGTGGGCACGAAGAGCTATAAGGCGAAAAAAGGGGAATCCTTTTATTTCACACCGGATAAAAAGCATTATCTTACATCGAAGGCAGGCGCTGTGCTCTTATGGGTCAGCTCGCCGCCCAGTTTTTAGGAGGTAACGGGATGAGTACACCACTGATTGATCTGGTCAATGTGTCGAAGGCCTTTGACAAAAACCTGGTGCTGGATGAGCTTAACCTGTCCATTAAGGAAAATGAGTTCATGACACTTCTTGGGCCGAGCGGATGCGGAAAGACTACTACCCTCCGCATTATCGGGGGTTTTGAGAAGCCGGACACGGGAACCGTGTTTTTTGATGGAAAGGACATCACCGAGATTTCGCCCAACAAGCGTTCTTTAAACACCGTATTTCAGAAATACGCCTTATTTTCCCATATGAACATTGAGGAGAATATCGCGTTCGGACTGAAGATAAAGGGAAAATCCAAAGCATACATTAAGGATAAAGTCCGCTATGCCTTGAAGCTGGTGAATCTGGATGGGTTTGAAAAGCGCAGTGTGGCGTCTTTAAGCGGCGGACAGCAGCAGAGGATCGCCATTGCGAGGGCCATTGTGAACGAACCGAAGGTCTTGCTCCTGGATGAGCCCCTGGGCGCACTGGATCTGAAGCTTCGCCAGGATATGCAGTATGAACTGATACGGCTTAAAAATGAGCTGGGGATAACCTTTGTATATGTGACCCATGACCAGGAGGAAGCTCTCACCATGTCGGATACAGTTGTGGTCATGAACCAGGGCTATATCCAGCAGATGGGCTCTCCGGAGGACATCTATAATGAGCCGGAGAACGCCTTTGTGGCGGATTTCATCGGCGACAGCAATATCATAGACAGCCTGATGATAGAAGATAAGCTGGTGGAGATTCTGGGGACCAGGTTTTCCTGCGTGGATACGGGCTTTGGGCGGAACCGGCCGGTGGATGTGGTCATCCGTCCGGAGGACATCGAGCTTTGGGAGCCTGGAAAGGGCACGATGGAAGGCACGGTGTCTCATCTGATCTTTAAAGGGGTGCACTATGAGATGGAGGTCATGGCCGGCGGCTATGAGTGGCTGGTACATTCCACCAATTGCTATCCGGTGGGAACCAAGGTAAGCATACATGTGGATCCCTTCAACATACAGATCATGAAAAAGCCGGAGTCCGAAGATGAGGAGGCGGTGGGAGTCGATGAGTAAGAAACTGTTGTCCACGCCATATTTAATATGGATGATCGGCTTTACGATGATTCCCCTGGCTCTGGTGGTATATTACGGAATCACGGATAAGACAGGGGCTTTCACGCTGCAGAATATCCTGTCGATCGCCACTCCGGAGAGAATGAACGCGCTCCTCCGCTCCTTGAAGCTGTCGCTCATCAGCACGGGGATATGCCTGCTCTTGGCATATCCGCTGGCGATGATACTGAAGAGCCTCAAGGTGAAGCAGAGCAGCTTTATCGTATTTATTTTTATCCTTCCCATGTGGATGAATTTTCTGCTTCGGACTATGGCGTGGCAGACTCTGCTGGACCGGAATGGGGTAATCAACAGCATATTGAATTTTCTGCATCTGCCGGCGCTCAACATCATCAATACGCAGACGGCGATCATATTCGGCATGGTTTATAATTTCCTGCCTTTTATGGTGCTGCCGATCTATAATGTGCTGGTGAAGATCGGGGACGATACGGTGGAAGCGGCCAGGGATCTGGGAGCCAACAGCGCGCAGACGTTTTTCCGGGTGATCTTTCCCCTGAGCATGCCGGGCGTCATAAGCGGCATCACCATGGTGTTCGTGCCGGCGCTCACGACCTTTGTCATCTCCGACCTGCTGGGCGGAGGCATGGTCCTCCTGATCGGCAATGTGATCGAACAGGAATTTACGTTCACGGCCAACTGGAACCTGGGTTCAGGCCTTTCCCTGGTACTCATGGTATTTATTCTGATCAGCATGGCGCTGCTGGCCAAATATGATAAAGACGGAGAGGGGGCAGCATTCTGATGGGCAGATTCTTCAAACGGTTTTATCTGGTTATCATGTTCGTGTTTTTGTATGCTCCCATCGGGGCGCTTATGGTGCTGTCCTTCAACAGCTCCAAGTATATGTCCAAGTGGGGCGGCTTCAGCCTGAAATGGTATGAGCAGCTTTTCTCCAGCCAGCTTATCATGTCGGCCTTAAAGACGACACTGATCATCGCGTTCCTGTCCGCGCTCATCGCGACAGTGATCGGAACGGCGGCCTGTATCGGTATTAATCATATGAAGAAGGTGCCCAGGACACTGGTAATGGGGATGAACAGCATTCCGCTCATGAACGCTGATATCGTGACCGGCATCTCCCTGATGCTCTGTTTTATCGCGTTTGGAGTCAGCCTGGGGTTTGGAACTGTGCTGATTTCCCATATCACCTTTAATATTCCCTATGTAGTGCTCAGTGTCATGCCGAAAATGAAGCAGACGGAGAAGAGCACCTATGAGGCGGCTCTGGATTTGGGAGCTTCTCCTCTCCAGGCTTTTTTCAAGGTGGTATTCCCCGATATCCTGCCCGGCATCCTGTCTGGATTCCTGCTCTCCTTCACGATGTCCCTGGATGATTTTATTATTACTCATTTCACAAAGGGGGCGGGAGTCAATACATTGTCCACTCTCATTTACAGCGAGGTACGCAAGGGCATAAAGCCCAGTCTGTACGCGCTGTCCACGATCCTTTTCCTGGCGGTCCTGGTACTCCTTATCATAGCCAACCTGCCAAAGAAGAAGAGCAAAGAAATAGCAAAGGAGCAATGACGAGACATGAAAAAGAAAATAATAGTATTCGTATTGGCAGTATCCCTGTGCCTTTCCTGCCTGGCCGGCTGCGGCGGAGGAAAGAAAGATTCAAAGGGCGTGGTCAAGGTATATAACTGGGGAGAGTACATCGATGAAGAGGTGATCCAGCAGTTTGAGGATGAGACTGGAATAGAAGTGATCTATGATACCTTCGAGACCAATGAGGAAATGTATCCGATCATCGAAGCGGGAGGGACTTCCTATGACGCTGTCTGTCCTTCCGACTATATGATCGAGAAAATGATAAAAAATAATCTGCTGGCGGAGATCGATTATGATAATATCCCCAACATGAAATATTTAAGCGAGAGCATCATGGAAGGCTCGAAAGCCTTTGATCCGGAAAATAAATATTCAGTCCCTTATACCTTCGGCACGCTGGGGATTCTCTATAACACGGCCATGGTGGAAGAGCCGGTGACCAGCTGGAACGCCCTTTGGAATGAAAAATACAAAGGCGAGATTCTGATGTACAACAGCCCAAGGGATCTGTTTACGGCGCCTCTTGAGCTTCTGGGATATTCCATCAACACCACGGATGAAGCGCAGCTTGGAGAAGCGAAGGAGCTTCTCCTGGAGCAGAAGCCCCTGCTTCAGAGGTATGTCATGGATCAGATAAAGGACATCATGATATCGGGAAGCGCGGCCATGGCTATGGCATATTCCGGAGAGGTGCTCCAGCTCCAGGAGGCAAATCCGGATCTGGCCTATGTGGTGCCTGAGGAAGGAAGCAATTATTTCATCGATTCCTGGGTGATTCCTGCCAACTCGGAGAATAAAGAAAATGCGGAGGCCTGGATCAATTTTCTGAACGATCCGGAGATCGCTCTGAAAAACTTTGAATATATTACATATTCTACGCCGAATACCGGCGCCCAGGAGCTCATGGACCAGTCGCTCCTGGAGAACCCGGCTGTGTTTCCCGGAGAAGAGATCCTGAAAAAATGTGAGGTCTTCCACTCACTCGGGGAGGAAGGGGATACCCTTTTTAACGATCTGTGGCTGGAGATCAAGGATGCGGCGGTGAAATCTTAATTATTTATGAATTGAATGGAAACGGCGAATATCCCTTTACCTGATTTGGAAAACATGGTAGAATGTCGTCAGATATTCTGCCGGGAGTATCCGTGTATAAAAGAATGCTCCGCGGGGACAGAACTGCGGAGGCAGGGAAAGATTACGGGTTGCAATATCTGCCGGAACCGGCGTATAATAAATAGAAGCGATATGGAATTTCTGATCGGAAAGGGATGATAAATTGAAATTTGACTTTCATTGCCATACGAAAAACGGTTCCCTGGATGCCAGGGTGGACGTTTGGGAGTATGCGAAGCTTTTGAAAGAAAAGGGCTTCGGAGGCATGATGGTTACTGACCATAACAGCTACAACGGATATCGTGCGTGGCTTGAATATAAGGAGCAGTACGGAGCGCTGGAGGATTTCACGGTTTTAAGAGGGATTGAGTATGATACACTGGATGCAGGACATATCCTGGTGGTCATGCCCGAAAATGTGGATCTTAAGATTCTGGAGGTAAGAGGCCTTCCCATTCATATGCTCGTCAGAGTGGTGCACCGGTATGGAGGGATTCTGGGGCCGGCGCATCCTTACGGCGCCAAGTTTTTGAGTGCCATGTGTTCGAAACGGCTGGAGAAGGATATCCGGCTGATTCACGATTTTGATTTTGTGGAGGCATTTAATACGTGTGAGCTGCCGGAGTCCAATGAAAAAGCCAGGGCTTTGGCGGAGAGATACGGAAAGGTCTGTTTCGGAGGCTCAGATTCCCACCGGACGGATTATATCGGAATGGCGTATACGGAGATTGATTCGCCCGTGACCTGCTGCGACGACTTGATCCGGCTGGTGAAGGCCCATGAGATTGTGGAATGCGGCGGCATGGAACGGGCGCCGAAGGAACAGGCGCCTATTACGAAGATGGCTCTTGGCGCCGTCTGGAAGGTTTATAACCGGGGACTGGCGGCAGTCAAATACCACGCCAGAATACTGGGGCTCAGGGAACTGGGCCTGAGGGGAGTTCCACACAGCTTATAAAAGCCTGACCTGGCGGCAGGCAGGAGACGATAATGACGGAGGAATTCTATGCGAGGGTTTCGACAATGGATGTCTGACCACAGTGAGATCACAGGCATCCTGGTATTTTTATTGATTGTGATAGTGGTGGGCGGCGCAGCTTACGGCATCAGCTATGCGGTTGACGGCGGCCACGGAAAAAAAGCGAAGACTACGACAGAGGCCGGAAGCGGAGCGACAACGGAATCCGCTTCGGAGAGTACTTCAGGACAAGCGTCTTCTGCGGATCAGACATCCGCTTCGGAGACACAGCCGACGGAAACGGCTGCTACCGCGGCTACGACAGCGGCGGGCGGTTCTGAAACGACGGCGGCAGGAGCGGCTGCGCCTTCATTGGGAGATACCATCAATGAATATGGAGTATATTTCCAGCTTGTGGATGAGAATGTAACAGCCAAGATAGAAACGAATCTCCGCCGTGTACCCAGCACCAACAGTGATGAGGATATCATAGCCACGATTTATAATGGGGACTGGATAAAGCGGACCGGAATCGGACATAACGGTTGGTCCAGAGTGGAATACAACGGACAGGTCTTGTATGCGGTGACCAGTTATCTTTCGACAGACGGATCTTCTTCTTCGGAGCCCACTTATCAGGCGGCGGGCGACACTGTGACGGCAAAAGTAGAAGTTTATCTTCGTTCGTCACCGGATTCTGCATCCGATGACAATGTGGTCGCTACACTGACAAAAGGGACGACCGTGGCCAGAACCGGTATTGGAAGCAACGGATGGTCAAAGCTTGATTATAACGGAACAGAAGTATACGCGGTGACCAGCCTTCTGGAAATCGTACAATAAACAAGCGGCCGGAGTGATCCGGCCGCTTGTTTATTACTGTTTAACGGGTGATATCCTCGAAGAAGAAATAGGAGCCTTTGTTGTGCCGCTTGGCGTAATAGAGGGCTTCATCCGCATTCCGGTACAGAGTATCGAAATCGATCGTCTGACCGCCGCTCCGGCAAATACCGGCGGTACAGCCGAGGCTCCGACAGCGGTCATACCGCTCCATCAGCTCACGGAATTGTTTTTGAAAAGAAAAGAGGTTTTGCTCCAGGTCTTTTTTAGGCTGCACTCCCGGTTCTAAAACAGCGAATTCATCTCCGCCAAGACGTCCCAGTATGCTGGAAGAAGAGCTGTATATCTGAAGAAGGCGGGAGAATCGTTTGAGGACCTTGTCGCCTTCCCCGTGTCCATAAGTATCGTTTACCGATTTAAAATAATCCAGATCGATCAGAAAAAAAGTAGCTTCCTGGCTATTTTCCAGATACCGTTCTACTTTTTCGTGGAAAGAAACGTGATTATAAAGGCCGGTCATCAGATCCAGCTCCGATTTATAGCGGAATTCATCTGCCAGCTGGAGGGCGTCCTTTACCTGCTGGGACAAGGTCTTGGGATAGAATTCATGATCTGCCTGGTCGATATTGGGGGTAGATTGATGGATGTGGTGGATTTTCCATGTTTCGTTTTCTTCCCTGCGGAAAATGACGCTGAAACGGGTATCCATGTTGATCTGGAACGGAGAGCCCGCGGCTCCTTTTTCGCGGACCCACAGCCCGCCGTATACGAGGCAGACCGAATCGGAGAGGGAGCGGAAAGCATACCAGTCGTCCACGATCTCAAATTGGATTTGTGCGGCCTGCTGCTGGTTTACGAGAAGAGCGTGAGCAGCTTCCTCCAGAGATTGATAGATTTCATGTTTGCCGGTGCCGATTATGGTCAGGCTGTCACTGCAGCAGGAAAGAATCTCTTGAAAATGCTCCGGCGTGGGTTCCATGAGATAAAAATTCCAAAAGCGTTTGGTGATGTCGATCAACTCTCGTTCTGTCATGATTTTCTCCTGAGTTCGTATATAAAAATCCAATTGTGGAAATAAAAATCCTATTGAGATTATCATATTAGAAAAGGGCAGTGATGTCAACGAATGGAACGGATATTTCCAGCAAAAAGGCCCGGAGAAAGCAGACGCTTTCTCCAGGCTTTGTTATGGCATATTGTTATACCAGATCGCCTACGATTTCTCCACAGGCCATCTTAGTACCGGAATCTCCGGAAGGCTGTGTGTGGAAATCATCCGGCTGATCGTGAATTATGACGGTACGTCCGACGACTTCATCCGGCTGAAACCGGTTGGTATAGAACATGCCGAGGGCGTAGCCGTTGTTTCCAAACAGGGGAGGAAAGTCCCCCGCGTGATTCGGGTGCTCGCAGTTGTCCGGGTTATAGTGGTTTCCCGTTTCTGAAAACGGTTCTTCCGGAGTCCCCTGGCAGGAATCCCCTTCATGGATATGAAATCCGAAGATTCCTTCTGTACAGGCACGGTCTGTAAACGGAAGCCCGGCGGCTTCCACGACAACTAAGGTTCCGTCCCAAAAGGGATAAAAGTATACCGTGCCGTGAATATCCGGGTATTTATCGCTGCCATACATGTCAGAATGGGCAACGGGCGTCATCCGCAGAATGGTATCAAAAGCATCGTTTAATTCGCTTCTCATAGATTATTTCCTACAGGGGCAGTCGCCGCCCATCTTGTCAAAAGCAGGGTTAAAGGCATAAATGTTCCTGGAATCCAGATTATCCTGAGTGATGCGGAGCGCTTCACCGAACCTCTGGAAATGCACGATTTCTCTTTCACGAAGGAAGCGGATGGGGTCGCATACATCCGGGTCCTTTATAAGACGAAGGATGTTGTCGTAAGTCGTACGTGCCTTCTGTTCTGCGGCCATATCTTCATAGAGATCTGTGATAGGGTCGCCTTTGGACTGGAATTCACACGCATTGAAAGGGATGCCGCCGGCCGCCTGGGGCCAGATGCCCGTTGTGTGGTCCACATAATACGGGGCAAAGCCTTCAGCCTCCAGCTGCTCTGCAGTCAGGTTGCGGGTCAGCTGATGAACGATAGTTGCCACGATCTCCAGATGAGCCAGTTCCTCGGTACCGATGTCGGTCAGAGTTGCCTGGCATTGCTTGTAGGGCATGGCGTAGCGCTGGGAGAGATAGCGCATGGAAGCGCCCATTTCACCATCAGGGCCACCATACTGACTCATGATTATTTTAGCAAGTTTTGCGTTGGGAGTCGTGATATTTACCGGGTATTGCAGCCTCTTCTCATAGTTCCACATGTGCTCCCACCTCCTTCCCAGGGCCAGGGGCCGTTCACCCAGGTCCAATAATCGGCGGAATCTTTCACGCCGTCTTTTGTCAGAGGGCCGAACTGGCATTCATAAGCCGCAACCGCGGTCTCTCTGGCATCTCTCATGCATTGATAGTAGGCCAGGGCATCCTGGTCATCCGGATGAGTGTCCAGATACAGCAGGACATCATCCACAGCAAAGCTGTATTGATAGATTTGAGTCATTAATTCATTCATGGACGAACTGCGCACCTCCCGATCACAAATGGTTTATCCAGAGACGGAAAGACCGTCCCAATAAAGAGAGCCTGATCCAGGGGATACGTACATTCCCATTGCTGCCAGGGGACAAAGGCCATGGCGACGTTCTGGTTTGCGGAAGGAGGGCAGCTTCCTGGACGGCAGACATTATTGTCTGTACAGGAGCCAGACTGGCGGGGACAGTTCTGCCTGGGTGCGGTGCGGGGTGAAGAGCCGCCGCAGGAACCAGATGCAGTACCGGGCGCAGAGCATCCGCAGGAACCGGATGTGCTGCGGGGGGAAGAACCGCCACAGGAGCCGGATGTGTTGCGGGGTGAAGAGCATCCGCAGGAACCGGACGTGTTTCGGGGTGAAGAGCATCCGCAGGAACCGGATGTGTTGCGGGGGGAAGAGCCGTCGCAGGAGCCGGACGTATTGCGGGGTGAAGAACAGCCGCAGGAACCGGGCATGGTGCGGGGCGTAGGGGTATCACAAGAACCGGGCATTGCACGTGATGCGGAATTTCCGCAGGAGCAATTCTGCCCGGCTGTATTACAAGACGCAGGGCTGCCGCAGGAACTGGACATAGCTGCATTGCGCCGGCAGTCACAGCGGCGCTGATTGTAACGTTCCAATATAAGAACTCCTTTCAGATTGGTATGGTTATTAGTAATGTATGAAAAACTGGATAGAAGGTGCAGGATTGCAAGCCGGGAGCCTTGCGTATTCATCGGGAAAGTGATATGATTTCTTTGAACATATAGAAAAAACCTATAAAGGATAAAAATATGACGATACGGCATCTGAAAATATTTGTGGAGGTGGCGGACACCGGGAAGATGAGCGCAGCGGCAGAACGCTGCTTTATCTCACAGCCCACGGTCAGCCAGACCATCCGAGAGCTGGAAGAGCATTACCAAGTGAAGCTCTTTGAGCGCCTGTCCAAGCGGCTTTTCATCACAGAAGAGGGGAAAATGCTGCTGACCTACGCCAGACAGGTGATACGCCAGTTTGATGAACTGGAGGCCGCCATGTTTTTAACGGGCCGGAAACGGCTGTTAAAGCTCGGAGCATCTGTCACAGTCGGAAACTGCCTGCTGTCCGGAATCCTGGAAGCTCTGAAAAAGGAGAGGCCGGAGACAGAGGTCTATACTTGCGTGAACAATACGGCATTTGTGGAAGAGCAGCTGCTGAAAGCAGAGCTGGATGTGGGCGTTCTGGAAGGAAGGGTGAAGAGTCCGGAGCTTGTGAGTATCCCGATGATACAGGACTATCTGGTCCTGGCCTGCGGGAAGGAGCATCCGTTTTTTGGCCGGAAGGAGCTGACGCTGCAGGATCTTCATGGACAGCAGTTCCTCATGCGCGAAGGGGGAAGCGGCACCAGGGCTTTATTTGAGAGTTTTCTGGAGAGCCGCCATGTGAATATCCGTATCTGCGGAGAATGTGCGTCCTCAGAGGCTATGAAAGAAGCGGTGATGAAGAACGGGTGCCTGGCTGTGCTGTCTATCCGGCTGATCCTGGAAGAGATAGAACAGGGGAGTATAGGAGCGTTTGGGAGCAGTACCAGAGAATGGGACCGTTCGTTTAAAATCGTATATCATAAAAATAAATTTATTGGAGAGGACCTGAAAGCCCTGGAGAAGATCCTGCATACCTATCGGGAGCCGGAGCTGCCTCCCGGAAAATATGTCGGCATCTTGCAGACATAGGAATATGTGATATAATGAGCAAGGAGGACATAAATTTGAATAGCTCTAAAACAGGAAAAGATTCTTCAGGCTGGGCTTGATCAGGGCCATTAATAGGATTTTTTCCAGATAAAAATAGATGGATACGTACAGAAAAGAGGATTAAAATTTTCATGAGGATAAAGATGGCCGGTATTGATTACCGGAAAGCGCCGGTTCAGGTACGGGAGCTGTTTTCCATGACGGCTTCCGTGGTAGAAAGGGCGCTTAAGAACAGCAGAGAGGTAAAGGGTATGACCGGCTGTGTCATTATTTCTACCTGTAACCGGACGGAATACTGGATGAGCGGAGAGGATGAAAGCTTCGACAGCCTGAATCCCGCGGCCCTTCTTGCACAGGAAAAGGGGCAGTCCTTTGAAGCATATGAGCCGTATTTTACGGTCAGAGAAGGAATGGAGGCGGTCCATTACCTGATGGAGCTGTCCTGCGGACTGCGGTCCCAGATATTTGGGGACGACCAGATCATCACCCAGGTAAAGCATGCACTGGATGCAGCGAGAGAGCAGGCTGCGGTGGATTCCGTGCTGGAGACTTTGTTCCGTACGGCGGTGACCGGCGCAAAAAAGGTAAAGACAGAGGTTCTGCTGACCAATGTGGACCGGTCTGTGGCGGCGGCTATGACTCTTCTGCTGCAAAAAGAACAGATCCTCATTCAGGGAAAACGCTGTATGGTCATCGGAAACGGTGAGATCGGGAGATTGGCGGCGGCGGAGCTGGTGAAAGCCGGCGGAGAGGTATTCATGACCCTGCGGCAGTATAAGACGAGAGAGGCCATCATCCCGGCCGGCTGCCGGGTGATTGATTATCACGCCAGGTATGAGCAGCTGGCCCAGATGGATATTGTGGTCAGCGCGACAGTCAGTCCCCATTATACTCTGACGAAGGAGAAGGCGGAGGCCTGCCTTGACGGGGGAGAGAAGGTATTTGTAGATCTGGCCATACCGAGGGATATGGAACCGGAGCTTTCGAAGCTGCCGGGAATAAAGCTTTATGATATGGACAGCTTCAGCGGGCTTAAATATGAGGGAGATGTCAGGCAGATCGCGGTGGCCGACGGAATCCTCACGAAATATGAGCTGGAATACGAGCAGTGGTATGAATTCCGGGAGTACGTCCCGGTGGTGAAAGAGATTTCCAAAGCGGCGGGAGAAGATACTTCTGCTAGGCTTCGAAAGGAACTCAAGCGCCTGGGCCTGACCTTGGAAGCCAGAGAAGAGCTGGAACGGGCTATCGGGAGATCAGCCTCCAAGGTGGTGGCAAAGCTTTGTTATGGGCTTCGGGAAGAGCTGGAACCGGAGGCTTGGAAGCTGTGTCTGGATGGACTCAGACGTTCAGCGGAGCATCTGGAATAAACGGCGCTTTAGTCGGAAGCTGGCGGGAAGGACGGTAATACATGCGATTTCCTATGTTTGTGGAGCTGGAAGGGAAAAGAGTAGTCGTGGCTGGCGCCGGGACCATTGGGACCAGGCGGATCAGAGTCCTGGCAGAATTCGGGGCCAGCGTACTGGTCGTTGCGCCGGAAATATCCGATGAGGTCAGAAGCCTCTGGCAGGCCGGGAAAATTCAATGTGAGCTGCGGCCTGTGGAAAAACAG belongs to Qiania dongpingensis and includes:
- the hemA gene encoding glutamyl-tRNA reductase, which gives rise to MRIKMAGIDYRKAPVQVRELFSMTASVVERALKNSREVKGMTGCVIISTCNRTEYWMSGEDESFDSLNPAALLAQEKGQSFEAYEPYFTVREGMEAVHYLMELSCGLRSQIFGDDQIITQVKHALDAAREQAAVDSVLETLFRTAVTGAKKVKTEVLLTNVDRSVAAAMTLLLQKEQILIQGKRCMVIGNGEIGRLAAAELVKAGGEVFMTLRQYKTREAIIPAGCRVIDYHARYEQLAQMDIVVSATVSPHYTLTKEKAEACLDGGEKVFVDLAIPRDMEPELSKLPGIKLYDMDSFSGLKYEGDVRQIAVADGILTKYELEYEQWYEFREYVPVVKEISKAAGEDTSARLRKELKRLGLTLEAREELERAIGRSASKVVAKLCYGLREELEPEAWKLCLDGLRRSAEHLE
- a CDS encoding spore coat associated protein CotJA; protein product: MAFVPWQQWECTYPLDQALFIGTVFPSLDKPFVIGRCAVRP
- a CDS encoding LysR family transcriptional regulator; protein product: MTIRHLKIFVEVADTGKMSAAAERCFISQPTVSQTIRELEEHYQVKLFERLSKRLFITEEGKMLLTYARQVIRQFDELEAAMFLTGRKRLLKLGASVTVGNCLLSGILEALKKERPETEVYTCVNNTAFVEEQLLKAELDVGVLEGRVKSPELVSIPMIQDYLVLACGKEHPFFGRKELTLQDLHGQQFLMREGGSGTRALFESFLESRHVNIRICGECASSEAMKEAVMKNGCLAVLSIRLILEEIEQGSIGAFGSSTREWDRSFKIVYHKNKFIGEDLKALEKILHTYREPELPPGKYVGILQT